From Granulimonas faecalis:
GTCCTCATCTGTCGGGTTCCTGACGGGTCGTGGTGCCCCCGTCAGGCGTGGGCGGCCATGAGTTCGTCGGAGAGTGCCAGGGCCGACGCGGTGACGCCGTCCATGTCGTAGTAGCGGTACTCGGCGAGGCGGCCGACCGGGTGGAAGTTGGTGAGGTGGTCCACACGGTCGCGGTAGCGGCGGTACAGCTCCTCGTTCTGAGGCTCGATGATGGCGTAGTAGGGCGTCATGCCGCGGCCGCGCTCGTAGGGCTGCGGGTACTCGCGCATGATGGTGGTGACGCCCTCCTTGACCTGGCCGGTCATGATCTTGAACTCGGTGATGCGGGTGAAGTCCTCGCTCGTGGTGTAGTTGACGGTGCCCACGGGCTGGAACCGGTCCATGTCCAGGGTCTCGAAGCGCATGTCGAGGCTGCGGTAGGGCAGGTCGCCGAGGTCGCAGCCGAACAGCTCGTCGAGGGGGCCGGTGTAGACGACCTCGCCGCCGTAGGGCTTGCCCTGGACGGTGACGTGCTCGTCGTCCACGGTCAGGATGTCGCGGGCGTCGACCTCGAGGAAGACGTCGATGAGGTCGTGGTCGAGCATGCGCTCGAACATGCGGGTGTAGCCCTGCTCGGGCATGCCCTGGTAGGGGGCCGCCGGGAAGTAGCGGTCGTCGTCACCGATGAACACCGGGACGCGGCCGGTGATGGACGGGTCGATCTCGTCGGGGGTCTTGCCCCACTGCTTCATCGTGTAGTAGAGGAAGACGTTCTCGTAGACGTAGTCCGCAACCTCCTGCAGGTCGGGGTCGTTCTTCTCCCGGAGCTGCATGA
This genomic window contains:
- the glf gene encoding UDP-galactopyranose mutase gives rise to the protein MSIRTGLPEGFRAEDYDMVVVGAGYAGAVCARRLAEGCGFKVCVLERRDHIAGNAYDAYDDAGILVHVYGPHIYHTFSERVDQFLSRFTGWTDYQHRVLADIHGTLMPVPFNHASLKLAFGEERGEELYRKLVAAFGENKKVPIMQLREKNDPDLQEVADYVYENVFLYYTMKQWGKTPDEIDPSITGRVPVFIGDDDRYFPAAPYQGMPEQGYTRMFERMLDHDLIDVFLEVDARDILTVDDEHVTVQGKPYGGEVVYTGPLDELFGCDLGDLPYRSLDMRFETLDMDRFQPVGTVNYTTSEDFTRITEFKIMTGQVKEGVTTIMREYPQPYERGRGMTPYYAIIEPQNEELYRRYRDRVDHLTNFHPVGRLAEYRYYDMDGVTASALALSDELMAAHA